The Engraulis encrasicolus isolate BLACKSEA-1 chromosome 22, IST_EnEncr_1.0, whole genome shotgun sequence genome includes a region encoding these proteins:
- the cars1 gene encoding cysteine--tRNA ligase, cytoplasmic isoform X3 — MGHARSYISFDILRRVLMNYFKYDVFYCMNITDIDDKIIKRARQNYLLEQYKEKKPVASQILKDVLTAREPFKKKLTETTDPDKKQMLERLDSAVTVALEPLQQAVQSGAPDTSIHTQAQILLEESKDLLSDWLDAQFGSQVTENSIFSALPNYWEGEYHKDMEALNILPADVLTRVSEYVPEIVDFVKKIVDNGYGYESNGSVYFNTAKFDSDPKHSYAKLVPEAVGDQKALQEGEGDLSISADRLSEKRSQNDFALWKASKPGEPSWDSPWGKGRPGWHIECSAMAGSILGESMDIHGGGFDLRFPHHDNELAQSEAFFDNDHWVRYFLHTGHLTIAGCKMSKSLKNFITIKDALAKHTARQLRLAFLMHSWKDTLDYSSNTMESAIQYEKFMNEFFLNVKDILRTPTDITGQFEKWEADEIDLNKSLFDRRAAVHEALCDNIDTRKAMDEMRSLVARSNTYIASRKAAKLLPNRMLLQTIALYLTDILKTFGAIEGTEPIGFPVGGSGQSADLESTVMPYLKVLSDFREGVRKIAREQKVTGVLQLCDEVRDDTLPELGVRLEDHEGLPTVLKLVDRETLMREKEEKKRLEEEKRKKKEEAAKKKQEQEMAKLAKMKTPPSEMFRSETDKYSAFDDTGFPTHDTEGKELSKGQTKKLRKLYEAQEKLHNEYLQMSQNGN, encoded by the exons ATTATCAAGAGGGCCAGACAGAACTACCTTTTGGAGCAATACAAAGAAAAGAAACCTGTGGCATCACAGATCCTGAAGGATGTCCTCACCGCCAGAGAG cctttcAAGAAGAAGCTGACTGAGACCACGGACCCGGATAAGAAGCAGATGCTGGAGAGGCTGGACTCCGCTGTGACGGTGGCTCTGGAGCCCCTACAGCAGGCCGTGCAGAGCGGCGCCCCAGACACCAgcatccacacacaggcacag ATCCTGCTGGAAGAGTCCAAAGATCTGCTTTCTGACTGGTTGGATGCTCAGTTTGGCAGTCAAGTCACAGAGAACTCCATCTTCTCCGCATTGCCAAATTACTGGGAGGGGGAGTACCACAAGGATATGGAAGCCCTGAAC atccttccagCAGATGTACTCACGCGTGTCAGTGAATACGTTCCAGAAATTGTAGACTTTGTAAAGAAGATTGTGGACAACGGTTATGG ATATGAGTCCAATGGTTCTGTGTATTTTAACACGGCGAAGTTTGACTCGGATCCCAAACATTCCTATGCCAAACTGGTTCCTGAGGCCGTCGGAGATCAGAAGGCTCTTCAGGAGGGAGAAG GAGACCTCAGCATCTCTGCTGATCGTCTCAGCGAGAAGCGTTCCCAAAACGACTTTGCCCTCTGGAAGGCCTCCAAGCCTGGGGAGCCCTCCTGGGATTCCCCCTGGGGAAAG GGTCGACCAGGCTGGCACATCGAGTGCTCGGCAATGGCGGGTTCCATTTTGGGAGAGTCTATGGACATCCATGGCGGAGGATTTGATCTTCGCTTCCCCCATCATGACAACGAGTTGGCACAGTCTGAG GCCTTCTTTGACAATGACCACTGGGTTCGCTACTTTTTGCACACGGGCCACCTTACGATTGCAGGCTGCAAAATGTCCAAGTCTTTGAAGAACTTCATTACAATTAAAGATGCTTTGGCCAAACACACAG cacgACAGCTTCGCCTGGCTTTCCTCATGCACTCTTGGAAAGACACTCTGGACTACTCGAGCAACACCATGGAGTCGGCCATTCAGTATGAGAAATTCATGAAC GAGTTTTTCCTGAACGTTAAGGACATCCTCCGGACCCCCACTGACATCACCGGCCAGTTTGAGAAATGGGAGGCTGATGAGATTGATCTGAACAAGAG tCTCTTCGACAGGAGAGCAGCGGTGCACGAGGCCCTGTGTGACAACATCGACACGCGGAAGGCCATGGATGAGATGCGCTCCCTGGTGGCCCGGAGCAACACCTACATCGCCAGCAGGAAGGCCGCCAAGCTGCTGCCCAACCGCATGCTGCTCCAGACCATCGCCCTCTACCTCACCGACATCCTCAAG ACATTTGGAGCAATTGAAGGAACCGAGCCCATTGGTTTCCCTGTCGGAGGAAGTGGCCAGAGTGCTGAT TTGGAAAGCACTGTGATGCCCTATCTCAAGGTCCTGTCAGATTTCAGGGAAGGAGTTCGGAAAATCGCACGTGAACAGAAAG ttactgGGGTCCTTCAGCTGTGCGATGAGGTGCGTGATGATACTCTGCCTGAACTTGGCGTCCGCCTGGAAGACCATgaag GACTTCCAACGGTGTTGAAGCTGGTGGATCGGGAAACTCTgatgagggagaaggaggagaagaaaagg ttggaggaggagaagaggaagaaaaaggaggaagCCGCAAAAAAGAAACAAGAGCAAGAG ATGGCTAAACTGGCCAAGATGAAGACTCCACCCAGTGAGATGTTCCGCTCTGAAACAGACAAATACTCTGCTTTTGATGACACT GGCTTCCCCACACATGACACAGAGGGCAAGGAACTAAGCAAGGGACAAACGAAAAAGCTCCGCAAACTTTACGAGGCACAAGAAAAGTTACATAATGAATATCTTCAGATGAGTCAGAATGGCAACTGA
- the nap1l4b gene encoding nucleosome assembly protein 1-like 4b isoform X3 has protein sequence MDGDKGEAKGKVGDQVMQNPQALAALQDRLDNMPHGPSILENLPKAVKRRVNALKNLQVKSAHIEAKFYEEVHELERKYAALYQPLFDKRKGIVCGVVEPTDEECEWQSDHEEEELSEEMKSKATMEEKKEGDVAEENPSGIPEFWLTIFRSVDMLSDMLQEHDEPILKHLQDIKVIFSAPSEPMSFTLEFHFEPNSFFNNTVLTKKYKMKSEPDAEDPFSFEGPEIIDCEGCEIDWKKGKDVTVKTIKKKQKHKGRGTVRTVTKQVPNDSFFNFFNPIKVSSDGELDEDSEFTLATDFEIGHFFRERIVPRAVLYFTGEALEDDESFEEEELDEGEEEDGEEEGDEDDDEDGESDTKGGDPQPAECKQQ, from the exons ATGGACGGAGACAAGGGTGAAGCCAAAG GCAAGGTGGGTGATCAAGTCATGCAGAACCCACAGGCCTTGGCAGCACTGCAGGACCGACTGGACAACATGCCACATGGTCCCTCCATACTGGAGAA CTTACCGAAGGCCGTGAAGAGAAGAGTGAATGCCTTAAAGAACTTACAGGTGAAGAGTGCACACATAGAAGCCAAATTTTACGAAGAGGTCCACGAGTTGGAAAGAAAATATGCCGCCCTTTATCAGCCCCTCTTTGACAAG agAAAAGGTATTGTCTGCGGAGTAGTAGAACCAACAGACGAGGAGTGCGAGTGGCAGAGCGATCACGAGGAGGAAGAGCTGTCT GAGGAGATGAAGTCAAAAGCAACgatggaggagaaaaaggagggagaTGTAGCAGAGGAGAATCCATCGGGAATCCCCGAGTTCTGGCTCACTATATTCAGAAGTGTCGACATGCTCAGTGACATGCTACAG GAACATGACGAGCCCATATTGAAACACCTACAAGATATCAAAGTTATCTTTTCGGCACCCAGTGAGCCAATG AGCTTCACACTTGAGTTTCACTTTGAGCCCAACAGCTTCTTTAACAACACTGTCCTCACTAAAAAGTACAAGATGAAGTCTGAGCCCGATGCTGAAGACCCATTCTCCTTTGAAGGCCCAGAAATCATTGATTGTGAAGG ATGTGAAATAGACTGGAAGAAGGGCAAGGATGTAACGGTGAAGACCATCAAGAAGAAGCAGAAACACAAGGGAAGGGGGACAGTGAGGACAGTCACCAAGCAAGTGCCCAACGACTCCTTTTTCAACTTCTTCAACCCTATCAAAG tttCATCAGATGGAGAGTTG gatgaGGATTCCGAGTTCACCCTAGCGACAGATTTCGAGATCGGCCACTTCTTCCGGGAGAGGATAGTTCCTCGTGCTGTGCTTTACTTCACTGGGGAGGCACTGGAGGACGATGAAAGT TTTGAAGAGGAGGAGCTGGATGAAGGCGAGGAAGAG gatggggaagaggaaggtgatgaagatgatgatgaagatggagagagcgaCACCAAG GGAGGGGACCCCCAGCCTGCAGAGTGTAAGCAGCAGTAA
- the nap1l4b gene encoding nucleosome assembly protein 1-like 4b isoform X1 — MKLWGCCASDSGRVSRASRGKNDGNWSCDFEMDGDKGEAKGKVGDQVMQNPQALAALQDRLDNMPHGPSILENLPKAVKRRVNALKNLQVKSAHIEAKFYEEVHELERKYAALYQPLFDKRKGIVCGVVEPTDEECEWQSDHEEEELSEEMKSKATMEEKKEGDVAEENPSGIPEFWLTIFRSVDMLSDMLQEHDEPILKHLQDIKVIFSAPSEPMSFTLEFHFEPNSFFNNTVLTKKYKMKSEPDAEDPFSFEGPEIIDCEGCEIDWKKGKDVTVKTIKKKQKHKGRGTVRTVTKQVPNDSFFNFFNPIKVSSDGELDEDSEFTLATDFEIGHFFRERIVPRAVLYFTGEALEDDESFEEEELDEGEEEDGEEEGDEDDDEDGESDTKGGDPQPAECKQQ; from the exons atgaaactgtgGGGTTGTTGCGCCTCTGACAGTGGCAGGGTGAGCCGCGCATCTCGCGGTAAAAATGACG GAAATTGGAGCTGTGATTTTGAAATGGACGGAGACAAGGGTGAAGCCAAAG GCAAGGTGGGTGATCAAGTCATGCAGAACCCACAGGCCTTGGCAGCACTGCAGGACCGACTGGACAACATGCCACATGGTCCCTCCATACTGGAGAA CTTACCGAAGGCCGTGAAGAGAAGAGTGAATGCCTTAAAGAACTTACAGGTGAAGAGTGCACACATAGAAGCCAAATTTTACGAAGAGGTCCACGAGTTGGAAAGAAAATATGCCGCCCTTTATCAGCCCCTCTTTGACAAG agAAAAGGTATTGTCTGCGGAGTAGTAGAACCAACAGACGAGGAGTGCGAGTGGCAGAGCGATCACGAGGAGGAAGAGCTGTCT GAGGAGATGAAGTCAAAAGCAACgatggaggagaaaaaggagggagaTGTAGCAGAGGAGAATCCATCGGGAATCCCCGAGTTCTGGCTCACTATATTCAGAAGTGTCGACATGCTCAGTGACATGCTACAG GAACATGACGAGCCCATATTGAAACACCTACAAGATATCAAAGTTATCTTTTCGGCACCCAGTGAGCCAATG AGCTTCACACTTGAGTTTCACTTTGAGCCCAACAGCTTCTTTAACAACACTGTCCTCACTAAAAAGTACAAGATGAAGTCTGAGCCCGATGCTGAAGACCCATTCTCCTTTGAAGGCCCAGAAATCATTGATTGTGAAGG ATGTGAAATAGACTGGAAGAAGGGCAAGGATGTAACGGTGAAGACCATCAAGAAGAAGCAGAAACACAAGGGAAGGGGGACAGTGAGGACAGTCACCAAGCAAGTGCCCAACGACTCCTTTTTCAACTTCTTCAACCCTATCAAAG tttCATCAGATGGAGAGTTG gatgaGGATTCCGAGTTCACCCTAGCGACAGATTTCGAGATCGGCCACTTCTTCCGGGAGAGGATAGTTCCTCGTGCTGTGCTTTACTTCACTGGGGAGGCACTGGAGGACGATGAAAGT TTTGAAGAGGAGGAGCTGGATGAAGGCGAGGAAGAG gatggggaagaggaaggtgatgaagatgatgatgaagatggagagagcgaCACCAAG GGAGGGGACCCCCAGCCTGCAGAGTGTAAGCAGCAGTAA
- the nap1l4b gene encoding nucleosome assembly protein 1-like 4b isoform X2 has translation MKLWGCCASDSGRVSRASRGKNDGNWSCDFEMDGDKGEAKGKVGDQVMQNPQALAALQDRLDNMPHGPSILENLPKAVKRRVNALKNLQVKSAHIEAKFYEEVHELERKYAALYQPLFDKRKGIVCGVVEPTDEECEWQSDHEEEELSEEMKSKATMEEKKEGDVAEENPSGIPEFWLTIFRSVDMLSDMLQEHDEPILKHLQDIKVIFSAPSEPMSFTLEFHFEPNSFFNNTVLTKKYKMKSEPDAEDPFSFEGPEIIDCEGCEIDWKKGKDVTVKTIKKKQKHKGRGTVRTVTKQVPNDSFFNFFNPIKVSSDGELDEDSEFTLATDFEIGHFFRERIVPRAVLYFTGEALEDDESFEEEELDEGEEEDGEEEGDEDDDEDGESDTKA, from the exons atgaaactgtgGGGTTGTTGCGCCTCTGACAGTGGCAGGGTGAGCCGCGCATCTCGCGGTAAAAATGACG GAAATTGGAGCTGTGATTTTGAAATGGACGGAGACAAGGGTGAAGCCAAAG GCAAGGTGGGTGATCAAGTCATGCAGAACCCACAGGCCTTGGCAGCACTGCAGGACCGACTGGACAACATGCCACATGGTCCCTCCATACTGGAGAA CTTACCGAAGGCCGTGAAGAGAAGAGTGAATGCCTTAAAGAACTTACAGGTGAAGAGTGCACACATAGAAGCCAAATTTTACGAAGAGGTCCACGAGTTGGAAAGAAAATATGCCGCCCTTTATCAGCCCCTCTTTGACAAG agAAAAGGTATTGTCTGCGGAGTAGTAGAACCAACAGACGAGGAGTGCGAGTGGCAGAGCGATCACGAGGAGGAAGAGCTGTCT GAGGAGATGAAGTCAAAAGCAACgatggaggagaaaaaggagggagaTGTAGCAGAGGAGAATCCATCGGGAATCCCCGAGTTCTGGCTCACTATATTCAGAAGTGTCGACATGCTCAGTGACATGCTACAG GAACATGACGAGCCCATATTGAAACACCTACAAGATATCAAAGTTATCTTTTCGGCACCCAGTGAGCCAATG AGCTTCACACTTGAGTTTCACTTTGAGCCCAACAGCTTCTTTAACAACACTGTCCTCACTAAAAAGTACAAGATGAAGTCTGAGCCCGATGCTGAAGACCCATTCTCCTTTGAAGGCCCAGAAATCATTGATTGTGAAGG ATGTGAAATAGACTGGAAGAAGGGCAAGGATGTAACGGTGAAGACCATCAAGAAGAAGCAGAAACACAAGGGAAGGGGGACAGTGAGGACAGTCACCAAGCAAGTGCCCAACGACTCCTTTTTCAACTTCTTCAACCCTATCAAAG tttCATCAGATGGAGAGTTG gatgaGGATTCCGAGTTCACCCTAGCGACAGATTTCGAGATCGGCCACTTCTTCCGGGAGAGGATAGTTCCTCGTGCTGTGCTTTACTTCACTGGGGAGGCACTGGAGGACGATGAAAGT TTTGAAGAGGAGGAGCTGGATGAAGGCGAGGAAGAG gatggggaagaggaaggtgatgaagatgatgatgaagatggagagagcgaCACCAAG GCATAA